One stretch of Hydrogenovibrio kuenenii DSM 12350 DNA includes these proteins:
- a CDS encoding STAS domain-containing protein, translating into MSQQTAYVVKDKRLTLTGDLTVQSISKLFKNNAWVGEGVIEEIDCSLVTSADSSCLALILFLQAKAVNKIRVYALPEDLSGLIDLYELAPLLSASKS; encoded by the coding sequence ATGTCACAACAGACGGCTTACGTTGTTAAAGACAAAAGGTTAACTTTAACGGGCGATTTGACGGTTCAATCCATTAGCAAGCTTTTTAAAAATAACGCTTGGGTAGGTGAGGGTGTTATTGAAGAAATTGACTGTTCACTTGTAACGTCTGCGGACAGTAGTTGTTTGGCATTAATTCTTTTCTTACAGGCTAAAGCAGTCAACAAAATAAGAGTGTATGCTTTGCCCGAAGACTTGTCTGGTTTGATTGATTTATATGAATTGGCCCCTTTATTGTCAGCGTCAAAGAGTTAA
- a CDS encoding BolA family protein, with product MSPDNIRNKIQTSILDAQVVTSGEDCNFAIEVVSSEFEGKTPLQRHRMVNDIFKQEFESGALHALSIKTAVPKKD from the coding sequence ATGTCTCCTGACAATATTCGAAACAAAATTCAGACATCTATTCTTGACGCACAAGTTGTGACAAGTGGAGAAGATTGTAACTTCGCTATAGAAGTTGTTAGTTCTGAGTTTGAAGGAAAGACACCTTTGCAAAGACATAGAATGGTGAATGATATCTTCAAACAAGAATTTGAGAGCGGCGCTTTGCATGCGCTGTCAATTAAGACGGCTGTGCCAAAAAAAGACTAA
- a CDS encoding ABC transporter permease, translating to MMNFNFVGCWALFVKEVRRFYSVAIQTIFAPVVSSLLYLLIFGQVIDTKIEVFTGLTYSQFLIPGLVMMTILQNAFSNTSSSIIQSKMHGNLTFVMLSPISPLELYLAFVGASVIRGLAVGVGVLLIGMYGFDLTMNHPWWILLFAVLSAAIMGSVGLTAGLLSDKFDQLAAFQNFIIVPLTFLSGVFYSIHALPGIWQYISHLNPFFYMVDGFRYGFFTQSDVSIGLSLIITLAFFLVITSINLILLFKGVKIRD from the coding sequence ATGATGAACTTTAATTTTGTAGGGTGTTGGGCTCTTTTTGTAAAAGAGGTTCGCCGTTTTTACTCCGTCGCCATCCAAACTATTTTTGCGCCTGTTGTGTCATCACTACTGTATTTATTGATTTTTGGTCAAGTGATAGATACAAAGATAGAGGTTTTCACGGGTCTAACTTATAGTCAATTTCTGATTCCAGGGTTGGTTATGATGACGATTCTACAGAATGCATTTTCCAATACATCTTCTAGTATTATTCAGTCAAAAATGCACGGAAACCTCACTTTTGTGATGTTAAGCCCGATTTCTCCGCTTGAGTTGTACCTAGCATTTGTTGGTGCTTCAGTTATTCGTGGTCTGGCGGTAGGGGTAGGTGTTTTATTGATTGGTATGTATGGTTTTGATTTAACGATGAATCATCCGTGGTGGATTTTATTGTTTGCAGTTTTAAGCGCCGCTATTATGGGGTCCGTTGGGCTTACGGCGGGGCTTTTATCTGATAAGTTTGATCAATTGGCTGCATTTCAAAATTTCATTATTGTGCCTTTAACCTTTTTGAGTGGCGTATTTTATTCCATTCATGCGTTACCGGGTATCTGGCAGTACATTTCTCACCTAAATCCATTTTTCTATATGGTGGATGGTTTTCGCTATGGCTTTTTCACTCAATCAGATGTTTCGATTGGTTTGAGTTTGATTATAACCCTAGCGTTCTTTTTGGTAATCACGTCGATTAATCTGATTTTGTTGTTTAAAGGCGTTAAAATACGCGATTAA
- the murA gene encoding UDP-N-acetylglucosamine 1-carboxyvinyltransferase, which yields MDKLVIDGPCSLSGQVQVSGAKNAALPILMGCLLAETPVALSNVPHLKDVTTTIQLLATMGVQVLFDEQLNIEIDASEIVTKEAPYELVKTMRASILVMGPLLARFGEAKVSLPGGCAIGSRPVNIHIEGMQKMGADIKVEQGYIIAKAGKLKGADITMDPVTVTGTENLMMAAVLAEGRTVLRNAAREPEVSDLANFLNKMGAKISGVGTSTLTIDGVDSLKGVSYSVIPDRIEAGTYLAAAAVTHSCITVTSVNPSHMESVLEKFTEAGALVTSTEDSITLDMRNRQLKPVNIVTDPYPDFPTDMQAQFVVMNVLAEGEGQVEETIFENRFMHVSELIRMGADIKVSGNVAVTHGVETLTAAPVMATDLRASASLILAGLAAKGQTVISRIYHIDRGYELIEEKFHKLGAHIYRAN from the coding sequence ATGGATAAATTGGTAATAGATGGGCCTTGTTCTTTATCGGGTCAAGTTCAAGTTTCTGGTGCTAAAAATGCTGCGCTCCCCATTCTTATGGGTTGCCTGCTCGCAGAAACACCTGTTGCATTGTCGAATGTTCCGCACCTCAAAGATGTAACCACAACAATTCAGCTTTTGGCAACGATGGGTGTTCAAGTTTTGTTTGATGAGCAACTCAATATCGAAATTGATGCTTCAGAGATTGTCACTAAAGAAGCGCCTTATGAATTGGTTAAAACTATGAGAGCGTCAATCCTAGTGATGGGACCTTTACTTGCTCGTTTTGGAGAAGCCAAAGTCTCTCTTCCTGGTGGTTGTGCTATCGGTTCTCGTCCAGTCAATATTCATATTGAAGGGATGCAAAAAATGGGAGCGGACATCAAAGTTGAGCAGGGATATATCATTGCTAAAGCTGGTAAGCTGAAAGGCGCAGACATTACTATGGATCCTGTAACCGTTACGGGAACTGAAAACTTGATGATGGCAGCAGTTTTAGCTGAAGGACGTACGGTATTAAGAAACGCAGCAAGAGAGCCTGAAGTATCCGATTTAGCGAACTTTCTAAATAAGATGGGCGCTAAAATTTCAGGTGTCGGTACGAGCACATTGACAATCGATGGAGTGGATTCACTAAAAGGAGTTTCTTATAGTGTTATTCCTGATCGTATTGAAGCTGGAACTTATTTGGCAGCAGCAGCAGTAACGCATAGTTGCATTACCGTAACCAGTGTTAACCCTTCTCATATGGAATCTGTTCTTGAAAAGTTTACTGAAGCAGGAGCATTGGTAACCTCAACGGAAGACTCTATTACATTGGATATGCGTAACCGCCAGTTAAAGCCTGTTAATATCGTTACAGACCCTTACCCAGATTTTCCAACGGATATGCAAGCGCAGTTTGTTGTGATGAATGTTCTCGCTGAAGGCGAAGGACAGGTTGAAGAGACGATTTTTGAAAATCGATTTATGCACGTTTCTGAGTTGATTCGTATGGGTGCTGATATTAAAGTTTCAGGAAATGTTGCGGTTACTCACGGCGTTGAAACATTAACCGCTGCACCAGTTATGGCAACGGACTTAAGAGCATCTGCAAGTCTGATTTTAGCTGGTTTAGCAGCTAAAGGACAAACTGTAATCAGTCGTATTTACCACATTGATAGGGGATATGAATTGATAGAAGAGAAGTTTCATAAGCTAGGTGCGCACATCTACAGAGCAAATTAA
- a CDS encoding MlaC/ttg2D family ABC transporter substrate-binding protein — MIFKNKVIFLFGLFLLVAMGEAQAQINQTDPKEMVKELSQSVLKQIDLQRKELASDPAKVKMFADEYILPYVDTPKMARYVMGQYWRSATPKQQNDFSEAFKNTLLRSYSQSLIKLKVSKIKVTRVEEPREGRATVVTDVTQSDGNISSVIYRAYLNKHTHKWMLYDVTIEGISLLLNYRKIFASEFDTKGIDQVIASLKEKNKV, encoded by the coding sequence ACAAAGTAATATTTTTGTTTGGTCTGTTTTTATTAGTAGCTATGGGAGAGGCCCAGGCTCAAATTAATCAGACAGATCCTAAAGAAATGGTTAAAGAGCTTTCCCAAAGCGTATTAAAACAAATTGATTTACAAAGAAAAGAGTTGGCATCGGATCCGGCAAAAGTAAAGATGTTTGCAGATGAATATATCTTGCCTTATGTCGATACGCCAAAAATGGCTCGTTATGTGATGGGGCAATATTGGCGTTCTGCAACTCCTAAGCAGCAAAACGACTTTTCAGAAGCTTTTAAAAATACTTTGTTACGCTCTTATTCACAGAGTTTGATTAAATTGAAAGTGTCAAAAATTAAAGTGACACGGGTGGAAGAACCACGAGAAGGTCGTGCGACAGTTGTGACGGATGTTACTCAGTCAGACGGTAATATTTCATCTGTGATTTATCGTGCTTATTTGAATAAGCATACCCATAAGTGGATGCTTTATGATGTGACGATTGAAGGGATTAGCTTGTTGTTAAATTATCGCAAGATATTTGCATCAGAATTTGATACCAAGGGGATAGATCAAGTGATTGCCTCTTTAAAAGAAAAAAATAAGGTGTAA
- a CDS encoding ABC transporter ATP-binding protein: protein MSSAVSFQNVSKAYGELQALKGVSFEVEKGSFFGLLGPNGAGKSTLINSMAGLVKPSGGHILVNGYDTEKSYRQTRRQLGLVPQELISDPFFSIKDLLKIQSGYFGLSGSEQDKWINELLERLALTDKSDAMTNQLSGGMKRRVLIAMALVHKPDVIVLDEPTAGVDVDLRKTLWEFTKELHQKGHTIILTTHYLEEAESLCEKVAILQKGQLKALETTSDLVSLHPYRYVRVNLSQRFEESFLASHAALSERLDSFNVNEVVFKVEKDLPLNDIMAWLSATGLHIKDITSRDATLEEVFITLTGEQNDEL from the coding sequence ATGAGTTCAGCAGTTTCGTTTCAGAATGTCAGTAAAGCCTACGGAGAGTTGCAAGCACTTAAAGGTGTTTCATTTGAAGTTGAAAAAGGTTCATTTTTCGGCTTATTGGGGCCTAATGGTGCCGGGAAATCCACGTTGATTAATTCTATGGCAGGTTTAGTAAAGCCTTCTGGCGGTCATATTTTAGTAAATGGATATGATACAGAAAAATCCTATCGACAAACACGCCGCCAGTTAGGCTTGGTTCCTCAAGAATTGATTTCTGATCCCTTTTTTTCGATTAAAGATTTATTGAAAATTCAATCGGGCTATTTTGGCTTATCTGGTTCTGAGCAAGATAAATGGATTAATGAACTTTTAGAACGTTTGGCACTAACAGACAAGTCTGATGCTATGACCAATCAGCTTTCTGGTGGAATGAAAAGGCGAGTTCTAATTGCGATGGCGCTTGTTCATAAACCTGATGTGATTGTTTTGGATGAGCCTACAGCTGGTGTCGACGTTGACCTTAGGAAGACGCTTTGGGAGTTTACTAAAGAGTTACACCAAAAAGGCCATACGATTATTTTAACAACGCACTATTTAGAAGAAGCTGAGTCTTTATGTGAAAAAGTGGCTATTTTGCAAAAAGGTCAGCTAAAAGCCCTAGAAACAACTTCCGATCTAGTGTCACTCCACCCATATCGATATGTACGAGTTAATCTCTCACAACGTTTTGAAGAAAGCTTCTTAGCAAGTCATGCTGCTTTGAGTGAGCGATTGGATAGTTTTAATGTCAATGAAGTAGTGTTTAAGGTGGAGAAAGATTTACCTCTCAACGATATTATGGCCTGGTTATCAGCTACGGGTCTACATATCAAAGATATTACCAGTCGTGATGCAACTCTTGAAGAAGTGTTCATAACCTTAACAGGAGAGCAAAATGATGAACTTTAA